A portion of the Brachionichthys hirsutus isolate HB-005 chromosome 6, CSIRO-AGI_Bhir_v1, whole genome shotgun sequence genome contains these proteins:
- the tmem265 gene encoding transmembrane protein 121 produces the protein MVPTPQVCVSTLVTVSTMAVVDLYLLEQSMLGPRSLPGPSVWQYATVLLGDAGFLLALRFVSAGVVSEARSPRRGFANALWFLFLSLLQLKLFFVCHNYRLERRPPDPLARKTLTLLLSVCLPSLFLILTGADHMTPQRRKQEVRGRLLWVVVDLLDILDLQAGLWEPQAGTGGATEQKLPIWAEGLVFFYCYALLLLLPCVALTELGSTGLPGQRGPRKEALYPWLSLVTINILTLALRGTGMLWYRDSRVSTVFLGKNLLALAVKLSSAWEKRVRDRSSAGAGPANEAEPGDSTLPSQSSEQGDGQAQGKSPPPQYHAVSRSQSHTLSHISLEPTGAPLGPSFISHEL, from the coding sequence ATGGTGCCCACGCCCCAGGTGTGCGTATCAACCCTGGTCACGGTGAGCACGATGGCAGTGGTCGACCTCTACCTGCTGGAGCAGAGCATGCTGGGACCTCGCAGTCTTCCAGGACCGAGCGTGTGGCAGTATGCGACCGTGTTGCTAGGCGACGCGGGCTTCCTGCTCGCGCTGCGCTTCGTGTCCGCCGGTGTGGTGTCTGAGGCGCGGTCGCCACGCCGAGGTTTCGCCAACGCGCTctggttcctgttcctgtcccTGCTCCAGCTCAAGCTCTTCTTCGTCTGTCATAACTACAGGCTGGAGCGCCGCCCGCCCGACCCGCTGGCCAGGAAGACCCTGACGCTGCTgctgtccgtctgcctgccaTCCCTGTTTCTCATCCTGACGGGAGCAGACCACATGACCCCCCAgcgcaggaagcaggaagtgcggGGCCGGCTCCTGTGGGTGGTGGTGGACCTGCTGGACATCCTGGACCTGCAGGCGGGGCTGTGGGAGCCCCAAGCAGGGACGGGAGGAGCCACCGAGCAGAAGCTGCCCATCTGGGCTGAGGGCTTGGTTTTCTTTTACTGCTACGCACTCCTGCTTCTGCTGCCGTGCGTGGCCCTCACGGAGCTGGGATCCACCGGCCTGCCGGGACAAAGGGGGCCACGGAAGGAGGCTTTGTACCCTTGGCTGAGCTTGGTCACCATCAACATCCTCACCTTGGCCCTGAGGGGCACAGGCATGCTGTGGTACCGGGACTCCCGTGTGTCCACCGTGTTCCTGGGGAAGAACCTGCTGGCTCTGGCGGTGAAGCTGAGCTCAGCCTGGGAGAAACGCGTCCGGGACCGCAGCTCCGCCGGAGCAGGGCCCGCCAACGAAGCGGAACCAGGAGACTCGACTCTGCCGAGCCAAAGCTCGGAGCAGGGAGACGGCCAGGCGCAggggaaaagccccccccctcaatatCACGCGGTGTCTCGCTCACAAAGCCACACGCTCTCCCACATCAGCCTGGAGCCCACAGGGGCCCCCTTAGGACCCTCTTTCATCTCCCATGAACTCTAG
- the si:rp71-46j2.7 gene encoding uncharacterized protein si:rp71-46j2.7 produces the protein MRAWRLAVAAALGLAWCCSDWGHAVTQYFLCFLFCFSAPLLFGNCGRESSTQTEEDAKEDALQRTVEEELFADSTDGGHSRAEALGCQYPHVKKSLQKVFECAYAQVILPWYHVSVSCEHQPLYRVLRGEVDYIIDRIIETAKDFNLGQVVVGSIRVLSQHLHNARQSDRELLFTSRAQEVEVLREFSDTLVRNLFPKSLWSQEINRCTLTEVVALKGLGLLVTWLSDPDNLNQLVVSQLDSVTPRSSVEELCGSDPDQVSLASQEGKGSKTSLEEAGISTGTGTKAKRKCNKIKEGWSKFVGKMKSKRAKKKKMKMMERNLMLRVMMRQGDASSEDSDGEGSIHSQQDSDRSSDLESYMTRVQEEMMEFKLSYEMWRVGHWAVSIPHACMENEQLVFTIHLEEKDSPENLQWDIRKAYMDVIHFCNRWQDSTGLPSIMVLEESEVNLQIKEDARVSVERFLQDLVSDDQIGRTQPVFQFLCPLDKLLNEEQHYGGVWGILSGLAYFLTPGHDEDESSIHEAEAPLHPESTTGASTGKGDDVPSAVIPTILISPCGPPPDPPKEAEHEPQSANDDCSQDKTEDSDDPLIQFKMFFRGLSRSKSQDSLALTKNTDDDDPPDSEPVPHCSQNGDLHGESAEGPSWRHFSARAIKKEKMSIKQSGGANKAKGKDQGTLPRGEDSQSQRSQVNWEQLEATKAIFDLLKEISGNSILINIFDAILKPVLPILKKKVNAFLNKMNPTEMQTASLIDSARGKQWPEQPAAAAAAHPPRRTDEEKNETRERAQDLINAKYSHYLILKKTDVEFVFNLFQDRDENKTLAYMLLSFLLREFFPNETSLNVSTAALKKVTNSTN, from the exons ATGCGTGCGTGGCGGCTGGCCGTGGCCGCCGCCCTGGGCTTGGCGTGGTGCTGCTCGGACTGGGGTCACGCCGTCACGCAGTACTTCTTgtgtttcctcttttgtttctctgctCCGTTGTTGTTCGGAAACTGCGGCCGAGAGAGCAGCACGCAAACCGAGGAAGACGCGAAGGAAGATGCCCTCCAG cGAACTGTCGAGGAGGAACTATTCGCTGACTCCACAGATGGAGGCCACAGCCGGGCTGAAGCTCTGGGATGTCAGTATCCACACGTCAAGAAGTCCCTGCAGAAAG TGTTTGAGTGCGCCTACGCTCAGGTGATTCTGCCGTGGTACCACGTTTCCGTATCCTGTGAGCACCAACCTCTGTACCGGGTGCTCAGAGGGGAAGTGGACTACATCATCGACCGGATCATCGAGACGGCCAAAGACTTCAACCTGGGCCAGGTGGTCGTGGGCTCCATTCGTGTTTTGAGCCAGCACTTGCATAACGCCAGACAGTCTGACAG AGAACTCCTTTTCACTTCAAGAGCACAAGAGGTCGAAGTTCTCAGAGAGTTTTCCGACACTCTGGTCCGGAACCTTTTCCCCAAATCTCTCTGGAGTCAAGAAATCAACCGCTGCACCTTGACTGAGGTTGTTGCATTAAAAG GATTGGGCCTGCTGGTGACGTGGCTGTCTGACCCCGACAACCTGAACCAACTGGTGGTGAGCCAGCTTGACAGCGTGACCCCCAGAAGCTCCGTGGAGGAGCTGTGTGGGTCCGACCCGGATCAAGTCTCTCTGGCTTCCCAGGAGGGCAAGGGCAGCAAAAC GAGCTTGGAAGAAGCCGGGATATCGACCGGCACCGGCACCAAGgccaaaagaaaat GCAACAAGATCAAAGAAGGATGGTCAAAGTTTGTGGGCAAGATGAAGTCCAAGAgagccaagaagaagaagatgaagatgatggagcGGAATCTGATGCTGAGGGTGATGATGAGGCAGGGCGACGCGTCCAGTGAGGACAGTGACGGGGAGGGCTCCATTCACAGCCAGCAGGACTCTGACAGG AGCAGCGATCTGGAGAGCTACATGACAAGGGTCCAAGAGGAAATGATGGAATTCAAGCTGTCCTATGAGATGTGGCGTGTCGGCCATTGGGCAGTCAGCATCCCTCAC gCCTGCATGGAGAATGAACAACTGGTCTTCACcatccacctggaggagaaggacaGTCCAGAGAACCTGCAGTGGGACATCAGGAAGGCCTACATGGATGTTATTCACTTCTGCAATCGATGGCAG gactcgACTGGCCTGCCCTCGATTATGGTGCTGGAGGAGTCTGAGGTGAACCTTCAGATCAAAGAAGATGCCCGAGTGTCTGTGGAGCGCTTTCTGCAG GATTTAGTGTCTGATGATCAGATCGGCCGCACTCAGCCGGTGTTTCAGTTCCTCTGCCCTCTGGACAAACTGCTGAATGAAGAGCAGCACTATGGAGGCGTGTGGGGCATTCTGAGCGGTTTAGCGTACTTCCTGACCCCGGgtcacgatgaagacgag AGCTCCATCCACGAGGCGGAAGCTCCTTTACATCCCGAATCCACAACTGGTGCGTCTACAGGGAAGGGCGATGATGTTCCGAGTGCTGTAATCCCGACTATTCTTATCTCCCCGTGCGGTCCTCCTCCAGATCCTCCTAAGGAAGCGGAACACGAACCACAGTCTGCAAACGACGACTGTTCCCAGGATAAAACCGAGGACTCCGACGACCCcttaattcaattcaaaatgtttttcaggGGCCTGTCCCGATCCAAGTCACAAGACTCTCTGGCATTAACAAAAAACACTGACGATGACGATCCGCCGGACTCAGAGCCCGTGCCACACTGTAGCCAAAACGGGGACTTGCACGGGGAGAGCGCCGAAGGCCCATCTTGGCGTCATTTCAGCGCAAGGGCaattaaaaaggagaaaatgtcCATCAAGCAGTCTGGCGGAGCAAACAAGGCTAAAGGGAAGGACCAGGGCACCTTGCCAAGAGGGGAGGACTCCCAGAGCCAGAGGAGCCAAGTCAACTGGGAGCAGCTGGAGGCAACAAAAGCCATATTTGATCTGCTGAAGGAAATATCGG GTAACTCCATCCTCATCAACATATTCGATGCCATATTAAAACCTGTTCTTCCCATATTGAAAAA GAAGGTGAACGCTTTCCTAAACAAGATGAATCCAACGGAGATGCAGACGGCCTCGTTGATTGACTCTGCGCGGGGGAAACAGTGGCCGGAAcagccggcagcagcagcagcagcgcatcCTCCTCGTCGCACGGACGAGGAGAAGAACGAGACACGGGAGCGAGCACAGGACCTAATCAATGCCAAAT ATTCCCACTATCTGATCCTGAAGAAGACGGATgtggaatttgtttttaatcttttcCAGGATCGTGATGAAAACAAGACTCTGGCATAT ATGCTTCTGTCATTCCTGTTGAGGGAATTCTTTCCCAATGAAACATCTCTAAATGTGAGCACAGCTGCCTTGAAGAAAGTGACCAATTCCACCAACTGA